The Salvelinus namaycush isolate Seneca chromosome 38, SaNama_1.0, whole genome shotgun sequence genome includes a window with the following:
- the zgc:193726 gene encoding protein ATP6V1FNB isoform X1: MDSQKQEFWKEAILKEKIVRLNWFRDNWIKPKLVKKVGEKRGMKLPQINEPQREAKPVKTLTREGAQVKSRDEKVIIDVMRPVSGETRDVLYDGFSEEETGRYKYLLLRKRKDPEVKYLYPITSNWQYGWGLGDMNKAYVPMYALNAIVKESFFRKNGVFPHTATSDTVA; this comes from the exons ATGGATTCTCAAAAACAGGAGTTTTGGAAGGAGGCTATTTTGAAAGAAAAAATTGTCAGACTAAATTGGTTTCGAGATAACTGGATCAAACCTAAACTCGTCAAAAAGGTGGGTGAAAAACGAGGGATGAAACTGCCACAAATCAACGAACCTCAACGTGAAGCTAAACCGGTGAAAACGCTGACCAGAGAAGGGGCGCAGGTCAAAAGTAGAGATGAGAAGGTCATTATCGATGTGATGCGGCCGGTTTCGGGAGAGACTCGGGATGTGCTGTATGATGGCTTTTCGGAAGAGGAGACTGGACGCTACAAATACCTCCTCCTCAGGAAGCGAAAGGATCCTGAGGTCAAGTACCTCTACCCTATAACCAGCAACTGGCAGTATGGATGGGGTCTGG GTGACATGAACAAGGCCTACGTCCCGATGTACGCACTCAACGCCATTGTGAAAGAGAGCTTTTTCCGCAAGAACGGCGTCTTCCCTCACACCGCCACCTCAGACACCGTGGCGTGA
- the zgc:193726 gene encoding uncharacterized protein zgc:193726 isoform X7, producing MIPAWSLGVLLLGYVFGFPVPFNSTQRQYEYETLPQLNDTVRNTTQPFMSNDTESNETEIPFPFQIILPMENMSPLLDYDHAIPPEELMQSQNETDSNSTLTTYNGPPSLMNKWERKPLV from the exons ATGATCCCTGCCTGGTCTCTCGGTGTCCTCCTCCTGGGCTACGTCTTTGGATTCCCAGTCCCCTTCAACAGCACTCAGAG ACAATATGAATATGAGACTCTTCCTCAACTCAACGACACAGTGAGAAACACTACACA ACCCTTCATGTCGAATGACACAGAGTCCAATGAAACAGAGATTCCCTTCCCCTTTCA AATTATACTTCCTATGGAGAATATGAGTCCATTATT GGATTACGACCATGCAATACC GCCTGAGGAGTTGATGCAGAGTCAGAACGAGACAGATAGCAACTCAACATTAACTAC GTACAACGGTCCTCCTTCCCTTATGAATAAATGGGAAAGAAAACCTTTGGT GTGA
- the zgc:193726 gene encoding uncharacterized protein zgc:193726 isoform X4 gives MIPAWSLGVLLLGYVFGFPVPFNSTQRQYEYETLPQLNDTVRNTTQPFMSNDTESNETEIPFPFQIILPMENMSPLLDYDHAIPPEELMQSQNETDSNSTLTTYNGPPSLMNKWERKPLVAGTRVQAGQPETHMATARDERKSSGGR, from the exons ATGATCCCTGCCTGGTCTCTCGGTGTCCTCCTCCTGGGCTACGTCTTTGGATTCCCAGTCCCCTTCAACAGCACTCAGAG ACAATATGAATATGAGACTCTTCCTCAACTCAACGACACAGTGAGAAACACTACACA ACCCTTCATGTCGAATGACACAGAGTCCAATGAAACAGAGATTCCCTTCCCCTTTCA AATTATACTTCCTATGGAGAATATGAGTCCATTATT GGATTACGACCATGCAATACC GCCTGAGGAGTTGATGCAGAGTCAGAACGAGACAGATAGCAACTCAACATTAACTAC GTACAACGGTCCTCCTTCCCTTATGAATAAATGGGAAAGAAAACCTTTGGT GGCGGGGACGAGAGTGCAGGCGGGGCAACCAGAGACCCACATGGCAACGGCAAGAGATGAGCGGAAGAGCAGTGGAGGAAGATGA
- the zgc:193726 gene encoding uncharacterized protein zgc:193726 isoform X2 translates to MIPAWSLGVLLLGYVFGFPVPFNSTQRQYEYETLPQLNDTVRNTTQPFMSNDTESNETEIPFPFQIILPMENMSPLLDYDHAIPPEELMQSQNETDSNSTLTTYNGPPSLMNKWERKPLVLEYVVASPGCVVSLCALINLGHALNQGGDESAGGATRDPHGNGKR, encoded by the exons ATGATCCCTGCCTGGTCTCTCGGTGTCCTCCTCCTGGGCTACGTCTTTGGATTCCCAGTCCCCTTCAACAGCACTCAGAG ACAATATGAATATGAGACTCTTCCTCAACTCAACGACACAGTGAGAAACACTACACA ACCCTTCATGTCGAATGACACAGAGTCCAATGAAACAGAGATTCCCTTCCCCTTTCA AATTATACTTCCTATGGAGAATATGAGTCCATTATT GGATTACGACCATGCAATACC GCCTGAGGAGTTGATGCAGAGTCAGAACGAGACAGATAGCAACTCAACATTAACTAC GTACAACGGTCCTCCTTCCCTTATGAATAAATGGGAAAGAAAACCTTTGGT ACTAGAATATGTAGTAGCTTCTCCAGGCTGCGTGGTGAGTCTCTGTGCCCTGATTAACCTGGGCCATGCACTGAACCAGGGCGGGGACGAGAGTGCAGGCGGGGCAACCAGAGACCCACATGGCAACGGCAAGAGATGA
- the zgc:193726 gene encoding uncharacterized protein zgc:193726 isoform X5 has protein sequence MIPAWSLGVLLLGYVFGFPVPFNSTQRQYEYETLPQLNDTVRNTTQPFMSNDTESNETEIPFPFQPEELMQSQNETDSNSTLTTYNGPPSLMNKWERKPLVLEYVVASPGCVVSLCALINLGHALNQGGDESAGGATRDPHGNGKR, from the exons ATGATCCCTGCCTGGTCTCTCGGTGTCCTCCTCCTGGGCTACGTCTTTGGATTCCCAGTCCCCTTCAACAGCACTCAGAG ACAATATGAATATGAGACTCTTCCTCAACTCAACGACACAGTGAGAAACACTACACA ACCCTTCATGTCGAATGACACAGAGTCCAATGAAACAGAGATTCCCTTCCCCTTTCA GCCTGAGGAGTTGATGCAGAGTCAGAACGAGACAGATAGCAACTCAACATTAACTAC GTACAACGGTCCTCCTTCCCTTATGAATAAATGGGAAAGAAAACCTTTGGT ACTAGAATATGTAGTAGCTTCTCCAGGCTGCGTGGTGAGTCTCTGTGCCCTGATTAACCTGGGCCATGCACTGAACCAGGGCGGGGACGAGAGTGCAGGCGGGGCAACCAGAGACCCACATGGCAACGGCAAGAGATGA
- the zgc:193726 gene encoding uncharacterized protein zgc:193726 isoform X3 yields MIPAWSLGVLLLGYVFGFPVPFNSTQRQYEYETLPQLNDTVRNTTQPFMSNDTESNETEIPFPFQIILPMENMSPLLDYDHAIPSDTVIAACLTTQQDTLQTSNLILPSFQSRGSVSLCYLPTCMNANLGSALQKGDEIAGASTNDPHGIGRK; encoded by the exons ATGATCCCTGCCTGGTCTCTCGGTGTCCTCCTCCTGGGCTACGTCTTTGGATTCCCAGTCCCCTTCAACAGCACTCAGAG ACAATATGAATATGAGACTCTTCCTCAACTCAACGACACAGTGAGAAACACTACACA ACCCTTCATGTCGAATGACACAGAGTCCAATGAAACAGAGATTCCCTTCCCCTTTCA AATTATACTTCCTATGGAGAATATGAGTCCATTATT GGATTACGACCATGCAATACC CAGTGACACGGTCATTGCTGCATGTCTCACCACCCAGCAGGACACACTCCAGACCTCTAACCTGATACTCCCCTCCTTTCAATCCAGAGGCAGCGTGTCTCTCTGCTACCTTCCCACCTGTATGAACGCTAATCTGGGGTCAGCCCTGCAGAAAGGGGACGAGATAGCGGGCGCCTCCACCAATGACCCCCATGGGATAGGCAGAAAATGA
- the zgc:193726 gene encoding uncharacterized protein zgc:193726 isoform X6, whose translation MIPAWSLGVLLLGYVFGFPVPFNSTQRQYEYETLPQLNDTVRNTTQPFMSNDTESNETEIPFPFQIILPMENMSPLLDYDHAIPGSVSLCYLPTCMNANLGSALQKGDEIAGASTNDPHGIGRK comes from the exons ATGATCCCTGCCTGGTCTCTCGGTGTCCTCCTCCTGGGCTACGTCTTTGGATTCCCAGTCCCCTTCAACAGCACTCAGAG ACAATATGAATATGAGACTCTTCCTCAACTCAACGACACAGTGAGAAACACTACACA ACCCTTCATGTCGAATGACACAGAGTCCAATGAAACAGAGATTCCCTTCCCCTTTCA AATTATACTTCCTATGGAGAATATGAGTCCATTATT GGATTACGACCATGCAATACC AGGCAGCGTGTCTCTCTGCTACCTTCCCACCTGTATGAACGCTAATCTGGGGTCAGCCCTGCAGAAAGGGGACGAGATAGCGGGCGCCTCCACCAATGACCCCCATGGGATAGGCAGAAAATGA
- the LOC120031976 gene encoding V-type proton ATPase subunit F-like translates to MAGRGKLIAVIGDEDTCTGFLLGGIGELNKNRSPNFLVVEKETSIAEIEETFKSFLTRNDIGIILINQFIAEMIRHAIDQHMESIPAVLEIPSKEHPYDASKDSILRRAKGMFSAEDFR, encoded by the exons ATGGCTGGGCGAGGTAAATTAATTGCCGTTATTGGTGATGAAGACACGTGTACCGGGTTCCTACTCGGTGGCATTGGCGAGCTGAATAAAAATCGTAGCCCGAATTTCTTGGTGGTCGAGAAGGAGACAAGCATCGCAGAGATAGAGGAGACCTTCAA GAGTTTCCTGACCCGCAATGACATCGGCATCATCCTGATCAACCAGTTCATAGCAGAGATGATCCGTCACGCCATCGACCAGCACATGGAGTCCATCCCTGCCGTGCTGGAGATACCCTCCAAGGAGCACCCATATGACGCCTCCAAGGACTCCATCCTACGCAGGGCCAAGGGCATGTTCTCTGCTGAGGACTTCCGATAA
- the LOC120032190 gene encoding ragulator complex protein LAMTOR4, with protein sequence MKSREKKRGNASDGLPHRAKQVKMTTSALTQGLERIPDQLGYLVISEDGVLASAGELENDEHTAGVIMQMVRTACRFRLQGAAEPPFKRMSVMLEDYVYTVTVSGQKVFVVKRQNNKREPVVV encoded by the exons ATGAAGTCACGTGAAAAAAAGAGAGGAAACGCATCAGATGGGCTTCCTCATCGGGCAAAACAAGTGAAAATG ACTACTAGCGCTCTGACACAGGGTCTGGAGAGGATCCCTGATCAACTGGGGTATTTGGTGATCAGTGAGGATGGCGTATTGGCA TCTGCGGGGGAGCTGGAGAATGATGAGCACACAGCTGGGGTCATAATGCAGATGGTGCGGACAGCATGTCGCTTCAGACTGCAGGGTGCTGCTGAGCCACCATTCAAACGCATGTCAG TCATGCTAGAGGACTATGTGTACACAGTGACCGTGTCTGGTCAGAAGGTGTTTGTGGTGAAACGTCAGAACAACAAGAGGGAACCTGTAGTGGTGTAG
- the LOC120032230 gene encoding ADP-ribosylation factor 4 produces MGLTISSIFSRLFGKKQMRILMVGLDAAGKTTILYKLKLGEIVTTIPTIGFNVETVEYKNICFTVWDVGGQDKIRPLWRHYFQNTQGLIFVVDSNDRERVAESAEELSKMLQEDELREAVLLVFANKQDLPNAMAVSDLTDKLGLQSLRSRVWHVQATCATQGTGLYEGLDWLSNELSKR; encoded by the exons ATGGGGCTAACAATTTCGTCGATATTTTCCAGGCTTTTTGGCAAAAAACAGATGAGGATACTTATGG TTGGTTTGGACGCTGCTGGAAAGACCACTATTCTCTACAAACTGAAGCTGGGGGAGATTGTAACCACAATTCCAACCATTG GTTTTAACGTGGAGACTGTTGAGTACAAGAACATTTGTTTCACCGTGTGGGATGTGGGCGGTCAGGACAAGATCCGCCCCCTCTGGAGGCACTACTTCCAGAACACACAG GGCCTTATCTTCGTAGTGGACAGcaacgacagagagagagtagcagagtCGGCAGAGGAGCTGTCTAAAATG ctgcaggaggatgagtTGAGGGAGGCAGTGTTGCTGGTGTTTGCAAACAAACAGGACCTGCCCAACGCTATGGCAGTGAGCGACCTCACAGACAAACTGGGCCTGCAGAGCTTGCGCAGCAGAGTT TGGCATGTCCAGGCTACCTGTGCTACCCAGGGCACTGGGCTATACGAAGGACTGGACTGGCTTTCCAACGAGCTGTCGAAACGCTAA